The Pan troglodytes isolate AG18354 chromosome 1, NHGRI_mPanTro3-v2.0_pri, whole genome shotgun sequence genome includes a region encoding these proteins:
- the LOC107970009 gene encoding uncharacterized protein LOC107970009 isoform X1 gives MPWHGVVGAGDGSGRVSELSWEPFDARLVSLLSESQQWLPASLTLLSPTGGELGTLKPLVTNSGAAKQRVTTASESSVDGNGDPGDGCFVVFFPLWKMTQCIGSREMELSAEWPGCSVNMKATKTARGSELILSLRSFSGRAGQRRRPPPGHQDGSDTRGLRRVQLAL, from the exons ATGCCGTGGCATGGAGTGGTGGGGGCTGGTGACGGCAGCGGGAGGGTCAGTGAGCTTTCCTGGGAGCCTTTTGATGCCAGGTTAGTTTCCCTTCTTTCTGAATCTCAGCAGTGGCTGCCTGCTTCCCTGACGCTGCTGAGTCCCACGGGAGGGGAGCTGGGCACCCTGAAGCCCCTCGTTACCAATTCGGGGGCCGCGAAGCAGAGAGTGACGACAGCCAGTGAGTCGTCAGTCGACGGCAATGGGGACCCTGGTGACGGctgctttgttgttttttttcctctttggaaGATGACTCAGTGTATCGGGAGCCGGGAGATGGAGCTCTCAGCAGAGTGGCCAGGATGTTCTGTCAACATGAAAGCTACAAAAACAGCTCGGGGCTCTGAGCTGATCCTTAGCCTGCGGTCATTTTCAGGGAGGGCTGGACAGAGAAGGCGGCCACCGCCCGGGCATCAGGATGGGAGCGACACCAG AGGACTCAGGAGAGTGCAGCTTGCTCTGTGA